One window of Bos indicus isolate NIAB-ARS_2022 breed Sahiwal x Tharparkar chromosome 18, NIAB-ARS_B.indTharparkar_mat_pri_1.0, whole genome shotgun sequence genomic DNA carries:
- the LOC109572793 gene encoding LOW QUALITY PROTEIN: cationic amino acid transporter 3-like (The sequence of the model RefSeq protein was modified relative to this genomic sequence to represent the inferred CDS: inserted 1 base in 1 codon), giving the protein MLRQYVHQLGQKLVRRWRLEPREETESPVAHLNTLQMVILGVANTLGAGIYIVAGIVAKYITGPAIAISFLVAALPCVMCALCYTELWARVPRSGSVYLYSXVTMGQLRAFITGWNLILTLLIATASLSKVWSITFDSLIRNHISQALKETFSPYMPSFLATFPDFVALALLLVMIGVTLLGPHMSPLIIKVFTGIKFFVPIFTIISGFIKGDLHNWQLTEQDYRLNTSGSSDIYSLGPLSGGGFVPLGFNGILRGAALCFYPCFALEAVVATGREARNPQHSIPLSMMISISVGFLTYFGVSAALSLMVPYYQIHHYNPLPQAFLQIGWAPASYIMAVLFLCSFLYSLLFSIFFMSWFTCAMAKDGLLFRGLAQIHAHTSTPIMAIMSSGSLAAIKVLLLDLGHIVELMLTGIMLAYTLATFSVLVLRYQLDLNEKTEEEVEMETKVEEYPLNSVPETGTSNILKTLWFPTSTTPTWKSGQIV; this is encoded by the exons ATGCTGCGTCAGTATGTTCACCAACTTGGTCAGAAGCTGGTCCGCAGGTGGCGGCTGGAGCCCAGAGAGGAGACTGAGAGTCCTGTGGCTCATTTGAAcaccctgcagatggtgatcttGGGTGTGGCCAACACCCTGGGAGCTGGCATATACATCGTGGCTGGTATAGTGGCCAAATACATAACTGGACCAgcgattgccatctccttcttggTGGCCGCCCTGCCTTGTGTGATGTGTGCTCTCTGCTACACTGAGTTATGGGCCAGAGTACCACGCTCCGGTTCTGTGTATCTCTACA TTGTCACCATGGGACAACTGCGCGCATTCATCACTGGCTGGAACCTCATCCTGACCTTACTCATTG CCACTGCCAGTTTGTCCAAAGTGTGGAGCATCACCTTTGACAGTCTAATTAGAAACCACATCTCTCAGGCATTAAAGGAGACTTTCTCTCCGTATATGCCCTCTTTCCTGGCCACGTTCCCAGACTTTGTCGCTCTGGCCCTGTTGCTGGTGATGATTG gAGTAACACTTCTGGGACCTCATATGTCACCCCTGATTATCAAAGTGTTCACAGGCATCAAATTTTTTGTTCCAATCTTCACGATCATCTCTGGCTTTATTAAGGGAGACCTGCACAACTGGCAGCTCACAGAACAGGACTATAGACTGAACACATCCGGATCCAGTGACATCTATAG CTTGGGCCCTCTCAGTGGTGGAGGGTTTGTGCCCTTGGGCTTTAATGGGATTCTCCGAGGAGCAGCTTTATGTTTCTACCCATGTTTTGCTCTTGAAGCCGTGGTTGCTACAG GGAGAGAAGCCCGAAATCCTCAGCATTCCATCCCCTTGAGCATGATGATCTCCATCTCTGTCGGCTTTTTGACATATTTTGGAGTCTCAGCAGCACTCAGCCTCATGGTGCCCTACTACCAGATTCATCATTACAATCCTTTACCGCAGGCCTTTCTCCAAATCGGGTGGGCTCCTGCCAGCTACATCATGGCTGTTCTTTtcctgtgttcttttttatacag CCTTCTGTTTAGCATATTTTTCATGTCTTGGTTCACCTGTGCAATGGCTAAGGATGGGCTCCTTTTCCGGGGCCTTGCCCAGATCCATGCCCACACAAGCACCCCCATCATGGCCATCATGTCTTCTGGAAGTCTTGCAG CCATCAAGGTGTTACTCTTGGACCTTGGTCATATTGTGGAACTCATGTTAACTGGGATCATGCTTGCTTACACCCTTGCGACTTTTTCTGTGCTTGTTCTCAG GTACCAGCTAGAcctgaatgagaaaacagaggaggaAGTTGAGATGGAGACTAAAGTTGAAGAATATCCTCTGAACTCTGTACCTGAAACAGGAACCTCAAACATCCTAAAGACTCTGTGGTTCCCTACCAGCACCACCCCCACCTGGAAATCTGGCCAGATTGTCTAG